The genome window CGCAACTTTTTGCTGATGCTTGCGGTTGCGCAGGCGGTTTTCCTCGGAAGGGTTGGAAATAAATGCGGTTTCAACCAGCATGGAAGGAATATCGGGCGATTTCAGCACCACGAAACCGGCGTGCTGAACCTGCCGCTTGTGCACCTTGCCAAGTTTTTTTAGCTCCGACAGCACGTTACTGGCTGCTCCGGTACTGGTCTCCAGTGTCGCGGTCTGCGCCAGATCCAGCAACACCTCGGCCAGCAGATCATCCTTGTCGTCCAGGCTGACGCCACCGACCAGATCAGCCGCATTTTCACGTGCCGCCAGCCAGCGCGCCATCTCCGACGAGGCACCGCGCCTTGACAGCACATATACCGAAGAACCGTGTACACGACGGTCGCGGAACGCATCGGCATGAATGGAAACAAACAGGTCGGCACGGTGCTTGCGCGCCTTGTTGATGCGCTTGCGCAGGCCCACGTAATAGTCGCCAGTACGAACCAGCACCGCTTTCATGCCCGGCTCTTTGTCAATCAACGCGGCCAGTTTTCGCGCGATGCCCAGCACCACGTCTTTCTCGCGTGTCCCCTTGCGACCGCGCGCACCGGGATCATCACCACCGTGACCGGCATCGACAGCAATCACCAGGTCACGCAAGCGGGTGGGCTCGGTAACAGCCTTGACCGTTTTGGGTTGACGTTTGCTCGCTTCTCCGGCACCAAACAGATCAATGACCAGCCGGTGGCCATATTGATCGTTGGGTTTTAATACAAAACTCTTCGGTTTAACCGGGCTGGCGAGATCCAGCACCAGGCGCAGGTCATCCTTGTTGCGCGGACCGCTGCGTAACCCCTTGACCACGCCGCTCGCCTGAAGCTGTTTCACCAGTGCCTGGTCGATGCCGGCATGTTTCAGGTCAATAACCAGCCGGTCCGGTCCCTTGAGGGTAAATAACTGGTGCTCAACAGGGCCGGTTAC of Thiogranum longum contains these proteins:
- a CDS encoding N-acetylmuramoyl-L-alanine amidase, which gives rise to MKRFGLLLFLLLTSVANAGSLQVNGVRLWAAPDSTRVVFDVTGPVEHQLFTLKGPDRLVIDLKHAGIDQALVKQLQASGVVKGLRSGPRNKDDLRLVLDLASPVKPKSFVLKPNDQYGHRLVIDLFGAGEASKRQPKTVKAVTEPTRLRDLVIAVDAGHGGDDPGARGRKGTREKDVVLGIARKLAALIDKEPGMKAVLVRTGDYYVGLRKRINKARKHRADLFVSIHADAFRDRRVHGSSVYVLSRRGASSEMARWLAARENAADLVGGVSLDDKDDLLAEVLLDLAQTATLETSTGAASNVLSELKKLGKVHKRQVQHAGFVVLKSPDIPSMLVETAFISNPSEENRLRNRKHQQKVANAIFRGVRRYFTSNPPAGTRLAAGKTPRRHVVRRGDTLSHIAQRYGVSMNSLRNSNRLKGDRLLVGNVLKIPSRGG